A DNA window from Onychostoma macrolepis isolate SWU-2019 chromosome 13, ASM1243209v1, whole genome shotgun sequence contains the following coding sequences:
- the LOC131552803 gene encoding toll-like receptor 4 isoform X2 — protein sequence MIMAYGERMIFLGSVLFLVSSGQGQECTTIIKNMEYSCSGRNLTHIPSSLPFTVMSLDFSFNFLTVLHKCAIPLLVNLQVLDLTRCHIKHIENNTFYNVKNLTTLILTGNPITYFGPGCLNSLHNLQRLVLVDIGLSSLQLQIYNLTKLQELRVGTNIIQSMSLPPFMSTFKDFSLLDLHANNISIIKTDDTVVLREIGRNMTLILSRNQLLHIEPGAFKDIYLKEFHIQSAFVSLNAQKECLEALTGLSVDKLFIGSYRMQWKVKVSNGSYLDGLCLIHFNEIYFVQKEFSNSEMHLFRCMINATKITLKRGYIKSMEYIPFHRLKELYLGPTSLSALPLISPMPSLEKLVVRNNIPMTFNGIGDLPLLQFVDLSGNFLILKDCCSQFFQRTPNILYMNFSRNSEIGMADKPFSGLDLLEVLDLHRTKLVIVFYFGFLHGLKNLKYLDISYTSITFTRQIIFQDLNNLTVLKMAGNSFHGDAWSYLLQNLTGLEVLDVSHCGIEKISRTSFIGTQKIQNLYLSQNKLMILDFLALPNLKQLTSLYVDKNIITSIPLHVLQKLPTNLSEFDLSSNPIDCSCSQTDFIWWIIQNQNILKQPENIFCKTTDFRATDFDIDSCVHKKRLTIVLSVCFVTVVVLFSFLVYRFQYYLQYCCILLRGYRSPGQQECSYDAFVIFSSYDEVWVMNELMENLENGVPPIQLCLHMRDFQAGKSIASNIIDEGIMGSRKIIVVVSQHFIDSAWCRFEFELAQSRFMMERSASIIIIILEDVEERKTKKVFGLHKHLKKNTYLKWSRDPFSNMRFWIRLRKAILDN from the exons ATGATCATGGCATATGGGGAACGGATGATTTTCCTAGGCTCAGTCTTATTTTTGGTGAGTTCTGGACAAGGACAGGAATGTACCACG ATAATCAAGAATATGGAGTACTCATGTTCTGGGAGAAATCTGACTCATATTCCCAGCAGTCTTCCCTTCACTGTGATGTCTCTggatttcagtttcaatttctTGACCGTTTTACATAAGTGTGCAATTCCTTTATTGGTCAATTTGCAAGTCTTGGATCTCACAAG ATGCCACATCAAgcacattgaaaataatactttCTACAACGTGAAGAATTTGACTACTTTGATTCTCACTGGAAACCCCATTACATATTTTGGGCCTGGATGCTTGAATTCTTTACATAATCTACAAAGACTAGTTCTTGTGGATATTGGTCTCTCATCATTGCAGCTTCAAATTTATAACCTAACCAAGCTGCAGGAGCTTAGAGTCGGGACAAATATCATCCAATCCATGTCTCTCCCTCCATTCATGAGCACCTTCAAAGATTTCAGTTTACTCGATCTACATGCCAATAATATATCCATCATAAAAACCGATGACACAGTTGTGTTGCGAGAGATCGGCAGAAACATGACTTTGATTCTCTCTAGGAATCAATTATTACACATTGAACCAGGAGCTTTCAAAGACATTTATCTCAAGGAGTTTCACATACAATCTGCCTTTGTTTCATTAAATGCACAAAAGGAGTGTCTAGAAGCTCTTACTGGGCTCAGTGTGGATAAGTTGTTCATAGGAAGTTACAGAATGCAATGGAAAGTCAAGGTGTCAAATGGAAGTTATCTTGATGGTCTGTGCTTAATTCATttcaatgaaatatattttgttcaaAAAGAATTTTCTAACTCTGAAATGCACTTGTTCCGCTGTATGATCAATGCGACAAAAATCACATTGAAAAGAGGATATATTAAAAGCATGGAATATATTCCATTTCATCGTCTTAAAGAACTGTATTTAGGCCCCACTTCATTATCTGCTCTACCATTGATTTCACCAATGCCTAGCTTAGAAAAACTAGTGGTGAGGAACAATATACCCATGACCTTCAATGGCATTGGTGATTTGCCTCTTCTTCAGTTTGTAGATTTGAGTGGAAACTTTTTGATTTTGAAGGACTGCTGTTCCCAATTTTTTCAAAGAACACCAAATATTCTTTACATGAATTTTAGTCGAAACTCAGAGATAGGGATGGCGGATAAGCCATTTTCTGGATTAGACTTGCTTGAAGTGTTGGACCTCCACCGTACAAAACTAGTCATAGTTTTTTACTTTGGATTTTTACATGGTCTGAAAAATTTAAAGTATTTGGATATATCTTACACAAGTATTACTTTCACAAGACAAATAATTTTTCAGGATCTGAACAATTTGACTGTGCTTAAAATGGCGGGAAACAGTTTTCATGGTGATGCATGGAGTTACCTCTTGCAAAATCTAACAGGTTTGGAGGTTCTTGACGTCTCACACTGTGGCATTGAAAAAATCTCCAGGACATCATTTATTGGCACCCAGAAAATACAGAATTTATATTTAAGTCAAAACAAGTTGATGATTTTGGATTTTCTGGCCCTCCCAAACCTGAAACAATTAACATCACTTTATGTcgataaaaacattattactaGCATCCCACTTCATGTTCTCCAAAAGTTGCCCACAAACCTTTCAGAGTTTGATTTGTCGTCTAACCCCATCGATTGCTCCTGCTCCCAGACAGATTTTATTTGGTGGATTATCCAAAATCAGAACATTTTGAAGCAACCagaaaatattttctgtaaaaccACAGATTTTAGAGCAACAGACTTTGACATTGACAGCTGTGTGCACAAGAAAAGACTCACAATTGTTTTATCTGTATGTTTTGTTACAGTAGTAGTTCTTTTTTCATTCTTGGTTTATAGGTTCCAGTATTATCTTCAGTATTGCTGTATTCTACTGAGAGGCTATAGATCACCTGGTCAACAAGAATGTTCCTATGACGCATTTGTGATTTTCTCCAGCTATGATGAAGTCTGGGTCATGAATGAACTGATGGAGAATCTGGAGAACGGTGTTCCACCtattcagctttgccttcaTATGCGGGACTTTCAAGCAGGGAAGTCCATCGCCTCCAACATTATCGATGAAGGAATAATGGGCAGTCGTAAAATCATTGTGGTCGTGTCTCAACACTTCATTGATAGTGCCTGGTGTCGCTTTGAGTTTGAATTAGCTCAGTCTCGCTTTATGATGGAACGCAGTGccagcatcatcatcatcattctgGAAGATGTGGAAGAGAGGAAGACTAAGAAAGTGTTTGGACTTCATAAGCATCTGAAAAAGAACACGTACCTAAAGTGGAGCAGAGACCCTTTCAGTAACATGAGATTCTGGATACGCCTCAGGAAAGCTATTTTAGATAATTAA
- the LOC131552803 gene encoding toll-like receptor 4 isoform X1 encodes MPRLRCYFLIVFHRSHPRLFLKMIMAYGERMIFLGSVLFLVSSGQGQECTTIIKNMEYSCSGRNLTHIPSSLPFTVMSLDFSFNFLTVLHKCAIPLLVNLQVLDLTRCHIKHIENNTFYNVKNLTTLILTGNPITYFGPGCLNSLHNLQRLVLVDIGLSSLQLQIYNLTKLQELRVGTNIIQSMSLPPFMSTFKDFSLLDLHANNISIIKTDDTVVLREIGRNMTLILSRNQLLHIEPGAFKDIYLKEFHIQSAFVSLNAQKECLEALTGLSVDKLFIGSYRMQWKVKVSNGSYLDGLCLIHFNEIYFVQKEFSNSEMHLFRCMINATKITLKRGYIKSMEYIPFHRLKELYLGPTSLSALPLISPMPSLEKLVVRNNIPMTFNGIGDLPLLQFVDLSGNFLILKDCCSQFFQRTPNILYMNFSRNSEIGMADKPFSGLDLLEVLDLHRTKLVIVFYFGFLHGLKNLKYLDISYTSITFTRQIIFQDLNNLTVLKMAGNSFHGDAWSYLLQNLTGLEVLDVSHCGIEKISRTSFIGTQKIQNLYLSQNKLMILDFLALPNLKQLTSLYVDKNIITSIPLHVLQKLPTNLSEFDLSSNPIDCSCSQTDFIWWIIQNQNILKQPENIFCKTTDFRATDFDIDSCVHKKRLTIVLSVCFVTVVVLFSFLVYRFQYYLQYCCILLRGYRSPGQQECSYDAFVIFSSYDEVWVMNELMENLENGVPPIQLCLHMRDFQAGKSIASNIIDEGIMGSRKIIVVVSQHFIDSAWCRFEFELAQSRFMMERSASIIIIILEDVEERKTKKVFGLHKHLKKNTYLKWSRDPFSNMRFWIRLRKAILDN; translated from the exons ATGCCGAGGTTGCGTTGTTACTTCttgatag TTTTTCATAGATCTCACCCAAGATTATTTCTAAAAATGATCATGGCATATGGGGAACGGATGATTTTCCTAGGCTCAGTCTTATTTTTGGTGAGTTCTGGACAAGGACAGGAATGTACCACG ATAATCAAGAATATGGAGTACTCATGTTCTGGGAGAAATCTGACTCATATTCCCAGCAGTCTTCCCTTCACTGTGATGTCTCTggatttcagtttcaatttctTGACCGTTTTACATAAGTGTGCAATTCCTTTATTGGTCAATTTGCAAGTCTTGGATCTCACAAG ATGCCACATCAAgcacattgaaaataatactttCTACAACGTGAAGAATTTGACTACTTTGATTCTCACTGGAAACCCCATTACATATTTTGGGCCTGGATGCTTGAATTCTTTACATAATCTACAAAGACTAGTTCTTGTGGATATTGGTCTCTCATCATTGCAGCTTCAAATTTATAACCTAACCAAGCTGCAGGAGCTTAGAGTCGGGACAAATATCATCCAATCCATGTCTCTCCCTCCATTCATGAGCACCTTCAAAGATTTCAGTTTACTCGATCTACATGCCAATAATATATCCATCATAAAAACCGATGACACAGTTGTGTTGCGAGAGATCGGCAGAAACATGACTTTGATTCTCTCTAGGAATCAATTATTACACATTGAACCAGGAGCTTTCAAAGACATTTATCTCAAGGAGTTTCACATACAATCTGCCTTTGTTTCATTAAATGCACAAAAGGAGTGTCTAGAAGCTCTTACTGGGCTCAGTGTGGATAAGTTGTTCATAGGAAGTTACAGAATGCAATGGAAAGTCAAGGTGTCAAATGGAAGTTATCTTGATGGTCTGTGCTTAATTCATttcaatgaaatatattttgttcaaAAAGAATTTTCTAACTCTGAAATGCACTTGTTCCGCTGTATGATCAATGCGACAAAAATCACATTGAAAAGAGGATATATTAAAAGCATGGAATATATTCCATTTCATCGTCTTAAAGAACTGTATTTAGGCCCCACTTCATTATCTGCTCTACCATTGATTTCACCAATGCCTAGCTTAGAAAAACTAGTGGTGAGGAACAATATACCCATGACCTTCAATGGCATTGGTGATTTGCCTCTTCTTCAGTTTGTAGATTTGAGTGGAAACTTTTTGATTTTGAAGGACTGCTGTTCCCAATTTTTTCAAAGAACACCAAATATTCTTTACATGAATTTTAGTCGAAACTCAGAGATAGGGATGGCGGATAAGCCATTTTCTGGATTAGACTTGCTTGAAGTGTTGGACCTCCACCGTACAAAACTAGTCATAGTTTTTTACTTTGGATTTTTACATGGTCTGAAAAATTTAAAGTATTTGGATATATCTTACACAAGTATTACTTTCACAAGACAAATAATTTTTCAGGATCTGAACAATTTGACTGTGCTTAAAATGGCGGGAAACAGTTTTCATGGTGATGCATGGAGTTACCTCTTGCAAAATCTAACAGGTTTGGAGGTTCTTGACGTCTCACACTGTGGCATTGAAAAAATCTCCAGGACATCATTTATTGGCACCCAGAAAATACAGAATTTATATTTAAGTCAAAACAAGTTGATGATTTTGGATTTTCTGGCCCTCCCAAACCTGAAACAATTAACATCACTTTATGTcgataaaaacattattactaGCATCCCACTTCATGTTCTCCAAAAGTTGCCCACAAACCTTTCAGAGTTTGATTTGTCGTCTAACCCCATCGATTGCTCCTGCTCCCAGACAGATTTTATTTGGTGGATTATCCAAAATCAGAACATTTTGAAGCAACCagaaaatattttctgtaaaaccACAGATTTTAGAGCAACAGACTTTGACATTGACAGCTGTGTGCACAAGAAAAGACTCACAATTGTTTTATCTGTATGTTTTGTTACAGTAGTAGTTCTTTTTTCATTCTTGGTTTATAGGTTCCAGTATTATCTTCAGTATTGCTGTATTCTACTGAGAGGCTATAGATCACCTGGTCAACAAGAATGTTCCTATGACGCATTTGTGATTTTCTCCAGCTATGATGAAGTCTGGGTCATGAATGAACTGATGGAGAATCTGGAGAACGGTGTTCCACCtattcagctttgccttcaTATGCGGGACTTTCAAGCAGGGAAGTCCATCGCCTCCAACATTATCGATGAAGGAATAATGGGCAGTCGTAAAATCATTGTGGTCGTGTCTCAACACTTCATTGATAGTGCCTGGTGTCGCTTTGAGTTTGAATTAGCTCAGTCTCGCTTTATGATGGAACGCAGTGccagcatcatcatcatcattctgGAAGATGTGGAAGAGAGGAAGACTAAGAAAGTGTTTGGACTTCATAAGCATCTGAAAAAGAACACGTACCTAAAGTGGAGCAGAGACCCTTTCAGTAACATGAGATTCTGGATACGCCTCAGGAAAGCTATTTTAGATAATTAA
- the ftr14l gene encoding tripartite motif-containing protein 16 gives MSRSSTANQSRYSTLEKPRQSGRYSSSSSRNSSREVLCDFCLAKKNKAVKSCLTCLTSFCETHLQAHYEYPALMKHKLVAATGQLREKICAEHDKLLEVFCRSDQACVCVLCIMEEHKKHDIVSSAAERTEKQKQLGSKLMASQQKIEERIKKWQDLRQAVASLKHSSQSVLDENERIFAELLRALERRHGEVKEMIRAQETLLLTRAEGHLARLEEEITLLRKKHTDLETLSQSDDHIHFLQSWQSLSAPSGYEDLSKVTLAPHHTFDNTKKAIFDLKVQLEDISKEELNKISSAVKEVKILQTLDPAKRQEFLEYSCQLSVDPSTVHPNLHLSDRNTVVRMSNEPKSYPEHPDRFEYWQQVLCKEGLAGGRYYWEVDWSGTEIDIAVTYRGIQRKGNDNAASFGGNDKSWSLYCSESKYSFVHNSKRTTIPVSDSSRIGVYVDYEAGTVAFYSVSDTMKLLHKVQTKFTEPLYPGLGVWGYGSTVRL, from the exons ATGTCTCGGAGCAGTACAGCAAACCAAAGCCGTTACAGCACTCTGGAAAAACCCCGGCAGTCTGGAAGATACAGCAGCTCCAGCAGCCGGAACAGCTCTAGAGAAGTGCTGTGTGATTTTTGTCTGGCTAAGAAGAACAAAGCAGTGAAGTCATGTCTGACATGCTTAACCTCATTCTGTGAGACGCATCTCCAGGCTCATTATGAGTATCCAGCTCTCATGAAGCACAAACTGGTGGCAGCAACAGGGCAACTGCGTGAGAAGATCTGTGCGGAACATGATAAACTTTTGGAGGTTTTCTGCCGTTCTGACCAAGCATGCGTTTGTGTTTTGTGTATCATGGAGGAAcacaaaaaacatgatattgTTTCATCAGCTGCTGAAAGGACAGAAAAGCAG aaacagCTTGGGTCTAAACTGATGGCTTCACAGCAGAAAATTGAAGAAAGGATAAAGAAATGGCAAGATCTCAGGCAGGCAGTGGCATCCCTAAAA CATTCATCTCAGAGTGTACTAGATGAAAATGAGCGTATTTTTGCGGAATTGTTGCGGGCTCTAGAGAGGAGGCATGGAGAAGTGAAGGAGATGATCCGAGCCCAGGAAACCCTTCTGCTGACACGTGCAGAGGGACACCTGGCCCGGCTGGAGGAGGAGATTACATTACTGAGAAAGAAACATACTGATCTGGAGACGCTGTCCCAATCTGACGATCATATTCATTTCTTACAG AGCTGGCAGTCTCTTTCTGCTCCTTCTGGATATGAAGACTTGTCCAAGGTGACATTAGCCCCTCATCACACTTTTGACAATACAAAGAAAGCCATCTTTGACCTGAAAGTGCAATTAGAAGACATAAGCAAAGAAGAACTGAACAAAATCTCATCAGCAG TGAAGGAGGTTAAAATTCTCCAGACTCTGGACCCTGCAAAAAGGCAGGAGTTTTTAGAAT ATTCCTGTCAGCTCTCAGTGGATCCTTCAACAGTCCATCCAAACCTGCACCTGTCAGACAGAAACACAGTTGTGCGGATGAGCAATGAGCCTAAGTCATACCCGGAGCATCCCGATCGCTTCGAATACTGGCAGCAGGTGCTGTGTAAGGAGGGTCTGGCCGGCGGCCGCTACTACTGGGAAGTGGACTGGAGTGGCACAGAAATAGACATCGCTGTGACTTACAGGGGGATTCAGAGGAAAGGAAATGACAACGCTGCCAGCTTTGGGGGGAATGACAAGTCTTGGAGTTTGTACTGCTCTGAATCCAAGTACTCTTTTGTACACAACAGCAAAAGGACAACTATACCTGTCTCCGATTCCTCCAGGATAGGGGTGTATGTAGATTACGAGGCTGGAACAGTGGCATTTTACAGTGTGTCTGACACCATGAAGCTCTTGCACAAGGTTCAAACTAAATTCACTGAGCCTCTGTACCCTGGCCTTGGAGTCTGGGGATATGGGAGTACAGTACGGCTGTAA